Proteins encoded in a region of the Haloarcula sp. CBA1129 genome:
- a CDS encoding TrmB family transcriptional regulator sugar-binding domain-containing protein: protein MNEDDIVDNLTRFGLSEKEALAYVTILQNGSTTIRVISDETDISKSYAYDIVGNLEERNLIQIDDHVQPTQLRAIPPSEGIENLVSQLHTIETQLDDLFDSESYEQQRFSIIKSRRTILAQLVDLIDSATEEIILALPASVLHRVEDSLQAAQDRSVFCMLLVTEYDGEIPISESIANVVQTWNAPAPVTLTTDRSDGIVSSADAVLNSNSDDYAIYHAEEHIVSSLFDSFIANYWPMGEQACVAEKGSLPRTFTSFRHAVFEATLYLMEGKPVTAEIEIRPTQSEDAFKTTTGTIIDVKQSLVRPFSNEFPTQESFVVETADETFTVGGSKAFLEDFEARDITLKGIHDA from the coding sequence ATGAACGAGGACGACATCGTCGATAATCTCACTCGTTTTGGTCTCTCGGAGAAAGAGGCGCTCGCCTACGTGACGATTCTCCAGAACGGATCCACGACGATTCGCGTGATTTCCGATGAAACAGATATATCGAAAAGCTATGCATACGATATCGTTGGAAATCTAGAGGAACGTAATCTTATCCAGATCGACGATCACGTCCAACCGACACAGCTCCGGGCGATTCCGCCCTCGGAGGGAATCGAAAATCTCGTCTCTCAGTTACATACTATCGAGACACAACTGGACGACCTGTTCGATTCGGAGAGCTACGAACAACAGAGGTTCAGTATCATCAAATCGCGGCGCACGATACTCGCCCAACTCGTTGATTTGATCGACTCCGCAACCGAAGAGATTATTCTCGCTCTTCCAGCCTCAGTACTCCATAGAGTTGAGGACTCACTCCAAGCAGCACAGGACCGTAGTGTGTTCTGTATGTTATTGGTAACAGAATACGACGGCGAGATACCGATAAGCGAGTCGATAGCGAACGTTGTACAGACGTGGAATGCACCCGCGCCAGTCACTCTTACCACCGATCGTTCAGACGGAATCGTCTCCTCAGCTGACGCCGTGTTAAACTCAAATTCAGACGACTACGCGATATACCACGCAGAGGAGCACATAGTCTCCTCGCTGTTCGACTCGTTTATCGCAAATTATTGGCCCATGGGTGAGCAAGCCTGCGTTGCAGAGAAAGGGTCGTTGCCGAGAACGTTCACTAGTTTCCGTCACGCAGTGTTCGAAGCAACGCTGTATTTGATGGAGGGGAAGCCGGTTACTGCTGAGATAGAGATCCGGCCGACCCAAAGCGAGGATGCGTTCAAGACGACAACTGGAACTATTATTGACGTAAAGCAAAGTCTTGTACGCCCCTTCTCGAACGAGTTCCCAACTCAGGAGTCATTCGTTGTTGAAACAGCCGATGAAACGTTTACTGTCGGCGGGTCCAAGGCATTTTTAGAAGACTTTGAAGCACGCGACATCACCCTGAAGGGTATTCATGATGCGTAA
- a CDS encoding IclR family transcriptional regulator — translation MTDEPQYAVESTQTSVAILEALVDATEPVGVTDLADIVGVSKSVAHNHLATLRAAGYVVKRAEKYEASLRPLALGERTRESLSFHQAAKQQLENLAAATGETATLFVLEEAAGVPVSISEPDDGWSVPFHAGERLPLHVNATGKALLSSLPSDRVESILNETELVAPTDATIVNPDELTEELRRIRDDGIAFCRGEHYKGIIGVAAPLPDVNGNRVAALGVCGPVDRLNGRYLREDITGQVLSTTKSIQVNLTAN, via the coding sequence ATGACTGACGAACCACAGTATGCGGTTGAATCGACCCAGACCTCGGTGGCGATTCTAGAAGCGCTTGTCGACGCTACCGAGCCTGTCGGCGTCACAGACCTTGCAGATATCGTCGGGGTTTCCAAGAGCGTCGCACACAACCATCTCGCGACGCTGCGTGCGGCAGGATACGTGGTCAAGCGCGCAGAGAAATACGAGGCGTCGCTCCGTCCACTGGCTCTCGGTGAGCGAACGCGCGAAAGTCTCAGTTTCCATCAAGCGGCGAAACAGCAACTGGAGAATCTCGCGGCGGCAACGGGGGAAACAGCGACGCTGTTCGTTCTCGAAGAGGCGGCCGGAGTTCCGGTGTCGATCTCCGAGCCCGATGACGGCTGGTCAGTCCCGTTCCACGCAGGCGAACGGTTGCCACTTCACGTCAACGCTACGGGAAAGGCACTGCTGTCGTCGCTCCCAAGTGATCGTGTCGAATCGATTCTCAACGAAACGGAGCTCGTTGCACCGACCGACGCCACCATCGTCAATCCGGACGAGCTCACTGAGGAACTGCGCCGAATCCGTGACGACGGTATCGCGTTCTGCAGAGGAGAACACTACAAGGGGATAATCGGCGTTGCCGCCCCGCTCCCCGATGTCAATGGCAATCGGGTCGCTGCGCTTGGGGTTTGTGGCCCTGTTGACCGATTGAACGGCCGGTATCTCAGGGAAGACATCACCGGGCAAGTCCTTAGCACGACGAAATCCATTCAGGTAAATCTCACAGCGAATTGA
- a CDS encoding IS630 family transposase — protein sequence MGSRRTDIKRHLPEEEIDKMLREAEDDHHLRRIGFVKNLYQGDTIPEAADREGRSAATGTRWAEDWNEGGFEELMPSFGGGRPPKLDGDEQDELVEMLRDGQPWKSQEIQHLLQEEFGVSYSPNYLGTFLRELGLSYAKPRPKRPHRPENPDEILEERVDDALDEDDQPHNKREGEDEEGWIVEEDICTDGGTVLGFFDASKPQPYDNSRRVWYVDDPHIERELVKTHDSAVGFYALNGESLVTFTENEEKEQICGVLEKIREQNPDKRILLVLDKHGSHRCEYTRKRAHQLGIDLIFIPSGSPHLNPIEQVWKYLKWTMAPIVVENEAEFKNLVQETFEKITKRISFAKNWCEQFLDFQKLS from the coding sequence ATGGGATCACGTCGAACGGACATCAAGCGTCACCTACCGGAAGAAGAGATCGACAAGATGCTGAGAGAAGCTGAAGACGATCATCATCTTCGCCGGATTGGCTTCGTCAAGAACCTCTATCAGGGCGATACGATTCCTGAAGCTGCTGATCGGGAAGGTCGATCAGCAGCAACAGGGACACGCTGGGCAGAGGACTGGAACGAGGGGGGCTTTGAAGAACTCATGCCGAGTTTCGGGGGCGGCCGGCCCCCGAAACTCGACGGGGATGAGCAAGACGAGCTGGTGGAGATGCTTCGTGACGGCCAGCCGTGGAAATCACAGGAGATTCAACATCTTCTCCAGGAGGAATTTGGCGTTTCCTACAGCCCAAATTATCTCGGCACCTTCCTTCGGGAACTCGGTCTCTCATACGCGAAACCACGACCAAAGCGTCCACACCGGCCAGAGAACCCTGATGAAATCCTCGAAGAGCGCGTCGACGACGCGCTCGACGAGGACGACCAGCCACACAACAAACGTGAGGGAGAAGACGAAGAAGGGTGGATTGTTGAGGAGGATATTTGTACTGACGGCGGTACTGTCCTCGGGTTTTTTGATGCATCGAAGCCACAGCCGTACGATAATTCGCGGCGTGTTTGGTACGTTGACGATCCCCACATTGAACGAGAGTTAGTCAAGACACACGATTCTGCGGTCGGATTCTACGCCCTCAACGGTGAGAGTCTGGTAACGTTCACTGAAAACGAAGAGAAAGAGCAGATTTGCGGGGTATTAGAGAAGATCCGCGAGCAGAATCCCGACAAGCGGATTCTGCTCGTCTTGGACAAGCACGGTTCACATAGATGTGAATACACGCGCAAACGCGCGCATCAACTCGGGATCGACCTGATTTTCATTCCCTCAGGCTCACCGCACCTGAATCCGATCGAGCAAGTCTGGAAGTATCTCAAATGGACGATGGCACCGATTGTCGTTGAGAACGAAGCGGAATTCAAAAACCTCGTTCAGGAAACTTTCGAAAAAATAACGAAACGCATCAGCTTTGCAAAGAACTGGTGCGAACAATTCCTTGACTTTCAAAAGTTATCTTAA